A genomic segment from Variovorax paradoxus B4 encodes:
- a CDS encoding MFS transporter yields the protein MAATLDSRGMPHPAPRPMSAEEKKVIFASSLGTVFEWYDFYLYGSLAAIIAKQFFSGLDAGAAFIFALLAFAAGFLVRPFGAIVFGRLGDMIGRKYTFLVTILIMGLSTFIVGLLPSYATIGVAAPVILIALRMLQGLALGGEYGGAATYVAEHSPHGKRGAYTSWIQTTATLGLFLSLLVILGVRTWLGEQAFGDWGWRVPFLVSIALLGISVWIRLSLSESPAFQKMKAEGKTSKAPLSESFGQWKNLKIVILALVGLTAGQAVVWYTGQFYALFFLTQQLKVDGTTANLMIAASLLIGTPFFVVFGTLSDKIGRKPIIMAGCLLAVVTYFPVFKMMTEAANPDLARAQATAGVTVTADPKSCSFQGNPVAREIDFRSSCDIAKRYLVQNSVSYDNVEGAPGSKAIVKIGDKSIEAPVGNVVNLKFDEASAKEIAAFKKGVAEDLKVAGYPAKADPAKMNKVMVVALLFWLVLLVTMVYGPIAAMLVELFPTRIRYTSMSLPYHIGNGWFGGLLPTTAFAIVATTGNMYNGLWYPIIIAAMTLVVGTLFIRETKNVDIYAND from the coding sequence ATGGCAGCAACACTGGATTCGAGGGGGATGCCGCACCCGGCCCCCCGGCCCATGTCCGCGGAGGAAAAGAAGGTCATCTTCGCTTCCTCCCTTGGCACGGTGTTCGAGTGGTACGACTTCTACCTCTACGGTTCGCTGGCCGCGATCATCGCGAAGCAGTTCTTCAGCGGCCTGGATGCCGGCGCGGCCTTCATCTTCGCGCTGCTGGCGTTTGCCGCGGGCTTCCTGGTGCGGCCGTTCGGCGCCATCGTGTTCGGCCGGCTCGGCGACATGATCGGGCGCAAGTACACCTTCCTGGTCACGATCCTGATCATGGGCCTGTCGACCTTCATCGTCGGCTTGCTGCCCAGCTACGCGACCATCGGCGTCGCGGCGCCGGTGATCCTGATCGCGCTGCGCATGCTGCAGGGCCTCGCGCTCGGCGGCGAGTACGGCGGTGCCGCCACGTACGTGGCCGAGCACTCGCCGCACGGCAAGCGCGGCGCCTACACCTCGTGGATCCAGACCACCGCCACGCTCGGGCTGTTCCTGAGCCTGCTGGTGATCCTGGGCGTGCGCACCTGGCTCGGCGAGCAGGCCTTCGGCGACTGGGGCTGGCGCGTTCCGTTCCTGGTGTCGATCGCATTGCTCGGCATCTCGGTGTGGATCCGGCTCTCGTTGAGCGAATCGCCCGCCTTCCAGAAGATGAAGGCCGAGGGCAAGACCTCGAAGGCGCCGCTGTCCGAATCCTTCGGCCAGTGGAAGAACCTCAAGATCGTGATCCTGGCCCTGGTCGGCCTCACGGCAGGCCAGGCCGTGGTCTGGTACACGGGACAGTTCTACGCGCTGTTCTTCCTGACGCAGCAGCTCAAGGTCGACGGCACCACCGCCAACCTGATGATCGCCGCCTCGCTGCTGATCGGCACGCCGTTCTTCGTGGTGTTCGGCACGCTCTCGGACAAGATCGGCCGCAAGCCGATCATCATGGCCGGCTGCCTGCTGGCCGTGGTCACCTACTTCCCGGTCTTCAAGATGATGACCGAAGCCGCCAACCCCGACCTGGCCCGCGCGCAGGCCACGGCCGGCGTCACGGTGACGGCGGATCCCAAGTCGTGTTCCTTCCAGGGCAACCCGGTGGCGCGTGAAATCGACTTCAGAAGCTCGTGCGACATCGCCAAGCGCTACCTGGTGCAGAACTCGGTGAGCTACGACAACGTCGAAGGCGCGCCCGGCTCCAAGGCCATCGTCAAGATCGGCGACAAGTCCATCGAGGCGCCGGTCGGCAACGTGGTCAACCTGAAGTTCGACGAAGCCTCCGCCAAGGAGATTGCCGCCTTCAAGAAGGGCGTGGCCGAGGACCTGAAGGTGGCGGGCTATCCCGCCAAGGCCGACCCCGCAAAGATGAACAAGGTGATGGTCGTCGCGCTGCTGTTCTGGCTGGTGCTGCTGGTCACGATGGTCTACGGCCCAATCGCCGCCATGCTGGTCGAGCTGTTCCCCACGCGCATCCGCTATACCTCGATGAGCCTGCCGTACCACATCGGCAACGGCTGGTTCGGCGGACTGCTGCCGACCACCGCGTTCGCGATCGTGGCGACCACCGGCAACATGTACAACGGCCTCTGGTACCCGATCATCATCGCGGCCATGACCCTGGTCGTCGGCACGCTGTTCATCCGCGAGACCAAGAACGTCGACATCTACGCGAACGACTGA
- a CDS encoding 2-hydroxychromene-2-carboxylate isomerase has product MKHIDFYLDFISPYAHLAFEHLPQAFEGLSYSVAYKPVLLGAILKHHGQLGPAEIPAKRSWTYRHVLWLGHANGIPIEMPASHPYNPLAHLRLALSTSDDGSISRLVAETIFRNVWRGGEEAGDATRLAALAAQLKPKRDMNGDENKALLKRNTDEALQLGVFGTPAYVVDARLFWGFDGLAMLRAYLAGDAWFEGPQWAAADQRPSLLRSSKS; this is encoded by the coding sequence ATGAAGCACATCGACTTCTACCTCGACTTCATCTCGCCCTACGCGCACCTTGCGTTCGAGCACCTGCCCCAGGCATTCGAAGGCCTGAGCTACAGCGTGGCCTACAAGCCGGTGCTGCTCGGCGCGATCCTCAAGCACCACGGGCAGCTCGGACCGGCCGAGATTCCTGCCAAGCGCAGCTGGACCTACCGCCACGTGCTCTGGCTCGGCCATGCGAACGGCATTCCCATCGAGATGCCGGCCTCGCATCCGTACAACCCGCTTGCGCATCTGCGGCTCGCGCTGTCGACCTCGGACGACGGCAGCATCAGCCGCCTCGTGGCCGAGACCATCTTCCGCAACGTGTGGCGCGGCGGCGAGGAAGCCGGCGATGCCACGCGCCTGGCTGCGCTGGCGGCGCAGCTGAAGCCGAAGCGCGACATGAACGGCGACGAGAACAAGGCGCTGCTCAAGCGCAACACCGACGAAGCCCTGCAGCTCGGCGTGTTCGGCACCCCGGCGTATGTGGTCGACGCCCGCCTGTTCTGGGGCTTCGACGGCCTTGCGATGCTGCGCGCCTACCTGGCCGGCGATGCGTGGTTCGAAGGCCCGCAATGGGCCGCGGCCGACCAGCGGCCTTCCTTGCTGCGAAGCAGCAAAAGCTGA
- a CDS encoding ABC transporter substrate-binding protein — protein sequence MMKMLSTSRAVALLFALSALGASAQIVIGQSADLSGPVAASVKETIMGSQLVIDQVNAQGGINGEQIEVIRLDDGLDAKRSLENTRILIEDKKVLALLLNRGTPNTLAVIPLLDKHGVALVGPSTGAMALHKPLQKNIFNVRSTYQREAEKAVQHLHTTGIQRIAVVQADDSFGKDAMEGASKGFEKAGLTPAVLALADRSKPDYSAIVPQLVKANAQAVLWIGSGTAVTEGVKALRAAGSAAQIITLSNNAASGFIKELGSASAGVIVTQVLPYERSFGHPLIKEAMALAKAKGQTELSPALLEGFVATKVMVEALRRTGPKPTRARLIATLNSLQYDLGGNIDVSYSPTDHTGIDYVDLSIVSEGRFKR from the coding sequence ATGATGAAGATGTTGTCCACGTCCCGTGCTGTTGCGCTGCTCTTCGCCCTGTCCGCCCTCGGCGCGTCGGCACAGATCGTGATCGGCCAGTCGGCCGACCTGTCGGGGCCGGTGGCCGCCAGCGTGAAGGAGACCATCATGGGCTCGCAGCTGGTCATCGACCAGGTCAACGCCCAGGGCGGCATCAACGGCGAGCAGATCGAGGTGATCCGGCTGGACGACGGCCTGGACGCCAAGCGCTCGCTCGAGAACACGCGCATCCTGATCGAGGACAAGAAGGTGCTGGCGCTGCTGCTCAACCGCGGCACGCCCAACACCCTGGCCGTCATTCCGCTGCTCGACAAGCACGGCGTGGCGCTGGTGGGGCCCTCCACCGGCGCGATGGCGCTGCACAAGCCGCTGCAGAAGAACATCTTCAATGTGCGCTCGACCTACCAGCGCGAGGCTGAAAAGGCGGTGCAGCACCTGCACACCACGGGCATCCAGCGCATCGCGGTGGTCCAGGCCGACGACTCGTTCGGCAAGGACGCAATGGAAGGCGCGAGCAAGGGCTTCGAGAAGGCGGGGCTCACACCGGCCGTGCTGGCGCTGGCCGACCGCAGCAAGCCCGACTATTCGGCCATCGTGCCGCAGCTGGTCAAGGCCAATGCGCAGGCCGTGCTGTGGATCGGCTCGGGCACCGCGGTGACCGAAGGCGTGAAGGCGCTGCGCGCCGCGGGCTCGGCGGCGCAGATCATCACGCTCTCGAACAATGCCGCGTCAGGGTTCATCAAGGAGCTCGGCTCGGCCAGCGCCGGCGTGATCGTCACGCAGGTGCTGCCCTACGAGCGCTCGTTCGGCCATCCGCTGATCAAGGAAGCGATGGCGCTCGCCAAGGCCAAGGGCCAGACCGAGCTGTCGCCGGCGCTGCTCGAAGGCTTCGTCGCCACCAAGGTGATGGTGGAGGCGCTGCGCCGCACGGGCCCCAAGCCCACGCGCGCCAGGCTGATTGCCACGCTCAACAGCCTCCAGTACGACCTGGGCGGCAACATCGACGTGAGCTACTCGCCGACCGACCACACGGGCATCGACTACGTCGACCTGTCGATCGTCAGCGAAGGCCGCTTCAAGCGCTGA
- a CDS encoding DUF1289 domain-containing protein: protein MNFDTAQALAERAVVVQHSADDAPSPCTSVCRMDRLSGFCEGCLRTIPEIAGWSRMEDEARRGVWRAIELRARAGIWRVPEPSGDQHA from the coding sequence GTGAATTTCGACACCGCGCAAGCGCTGGCCGAACGCGCCGTGGTCGTGCAGCACTCGGCCGACGATGCGCCATCGCCCTGCACCTCGGTCTGCCGCATGGACCGCCTGAGCGGCTTTTGCGAAGGATGCCTGCGCACCATCCCCGAGATCGCGGGCTGGAGCAGGATGGAAGACGAGGCGCGGCGCGGCGTGTGGCGCGCGATAGAGTTGCGGGCACGGGCCGGCATCTGGCGCGTCCCGGAGCCATCAGGAGACCAGCACGCATGA
- a CDS encoding ABC transporter substrate-binding protein codes for MNKLHVLCAALLAVAATSAPAQILIGQTAGMTGSVAASVNETIGGAQLVIDAVNAQGGVHGETIEVLRMDDGFDVKRASENARVLIEEKKVAALFMSRGTPHSQAIIPWLDKHDVALVGPSTGAMVLHKPVQRYVFNVRATYQREAEKAIQHLLTTGIARIAVVYVTDSFGQDALEGAMTGFAKAQAKPTVTVPADREKPDYKTIVPAIRDANAQAVLWIGSGTAVVEGIKALRASGSAAQVVTLSNNASSGFIKQLGDASKGVIVTQVFPNERSISYPMVKEALALARAKGQAELSPAALEGFASAKVLVEALRRAGPKPTRAKVLAALESLRAYDLGGLEVSYSPQDHSGIDFADLAIISDGRFKR; via the coding sequence ATGAACAAGCTGCACGTTCTTTGCGCCGCCCTGCTGGCAGTGGCCGCGACATCCGCGCCGGCCCAGATCCTGATCGGCCAGACAGCGGGCATGACCGGCTCCGTGGCCGCCAGCGTGAATGAAACCATCGGCGGCGCCCAGCTGGTGATCGACGCCGTGAACGCCCAAGGTGGCGTCCATGGCGAAACGATCGAGGTGCTGCGCATGGACGACGGCTTCGACGTCAAGCGCGCCAGCGAGAACGCCCGCGTGCTGATCGAGGAGAAGAAGGTGGCGGCGCTCTTCATGAGCCGCGGCACGCCGCATTCGCAGGCCATCATCCCGTGGCTCGACAAGCACGACGTGGCCCTGGTCGGCCCTTCGACCGGCGCCATGGTGCTGCACAAGCCGGTGCAAAGGTACGTGTTCAACGTGCGCGCCACCTACCAGCGCGAAGCCGAGAAGGCGATCCAGCACCTGCTCACCACCGGCATCGCGCGCATCGCCGTGGTCTACGTGACCGATTCCTTCGGGCAGGATGCGCTCGAGGGCGCCATGACCGGCTTTGCCAAGGCGCAGGCCAAGCCCACGGTGACCGTGCCGGCCGACCGCGAAAAGCCCGACTACAAGACCATCGTGCCGGCCATCAGGGACGCCAATGCACAGGCGGTGCTGTGGATCGGCTCGGGCACTGCCGTGGTCGAGGGCATCAAGGCGCTGCGCGCGTCCGGGTCGGCCGCGCAGGTGGTCACCTTGTCGAACAACGCTTCCTCGGGCTTCATCAAGCAGCTGGGCGATGCGAGCAAGGGCGTGATCGTGACCCAGGTGTTCCCGAACGAGCGCTCCATCAGCTACCCCATGGTCAAGGAAGCGCTGGCCCTGGCACGCGCCAAGGGCCAGGCCGAGCTTTCGCCGGCCGCGCTCGAAGGCTTTGCCTCGGCCAAGGTGCTGGTCGAGGCATTGCGCCGCGCCGGACCGAAGCCAACGCGGGCCAAGGTGCTCGCCGCGCTCGAGAGCCTGCGCGCCTACGACCTCGGCGGGCTCGAGGTGAGCTATTCGCCGCAGGACCATTCGGGCATCGATTTCGCCGACCTGGCGATCATCAGCGACGGCCGTTTCAAGCGCTGA